A genome region from Streptosporangiales bacterium includes the following:
- a CDS encoding cold-shock protein, with the protein MPQGTVKWFNGEKGFGFIEQDGGGADVFVHYSQIQGHGYKSLDEGQRVEFELGQGQKGPQAQDVRAV; encoded by the coding sequence ATGCCGCAAGGCACAGTCAAGTGGTTCAACGGCGAGAAGGGCTTCGGCTTCATCGAGCAGGACGGCGGCGGCGCAGACGTCTTCGTCCACTACTCGCAGATCCAGGGCCACGGCTACAAGTCCCTCGACGAGGGCCAGCGGGTCGAGTTCGAGCTCGGCCAGGGTCAGAAGGGTCCGCAGGCGCAGGACGTCCGCGCCGTCTGA